A single Crateriforma conspicua DNA region contains:
- a CDS encoding arylsulfatase: protein MLSPHRLIGRRLSVVAAAVLFAACVPPVTTAADDAGASSRSKSSPNVLLIVTDDQGYGDMGCHGNPWLKTPNLDTLAAQSVRLTDYHVDPICTPTRSALMTGRYCTRVGAWDVVIGRQMLRHDETTMAQVFRDSGYRTAMFGKWHLGDTYPYAPRFRGFDDVFCHRAGGVDEIGNPPENDYFDDTYFRNGVAESTTGYCTDVWFDNLLSYLDDHQASVSGATSRPPFFVYLPLNAMHSPFRAPEEAWRPYAEMGIEAERAKFYGMIANFDANLGRLMTALEKHDLAEETIVIFMSDNGTAMGSTGTEDDDGYNAGMRGKKGSVYDGGHHVACFVRWPDGLPADVDVDHLTCHRDWMPTLIDLCDLSPPKDVTFDGHSMAAILKDPNAAWHDRKLFVQRQGDQPVCMLQPGAKRRKPNYAVMTQQFRLVNGQLFDIESDPGQRVDVADRYPDIVDELSAAYREHFEDVYGIDATEGDERRTTDPTGDGGVPFTRFMVGPGPYASTLMTVRDWHPTKGGVIWQQPQLADDDLWIQGFWALDVKQAGRYRVKLSRYPDQRNRSMQYDRVELTIGQRTWSQSLDRDDTAAEFSVTLPAGESLVKTRCIDSQAGKERGAYYVRFEHLAE from the coding sequence ATGCTATCGCCGCATCGTCTCATTGGACGCCGTTTATCGGTCGTCGCAGCCGCTGTTTTGTTCGCCGCGTGCGTGCCGCCGGTCACCACTGCGGCCGACGATGCCGGGGCGTCTTCGCGATCAAAATCGTCGCCAAACGTTCTGCTGATCGTCACCGACGATCAAGGCTACGGCGACATGGGATGTCACGGAAATCCGTGGCTGAAAACACCCAACTTGGACACGTTGGCGGCCCAAAGCGTGCGGCTGACCGACTATCACGTCGATCCGATCTGTACGCCCACGCGATCGGCACTAATGACGGGCCGGTACTGCACACGCGTCGGAGCTTGGGATGTTGTGATCGGTCGGCAAATGCTGCGACACGATGAAACCACGATGGCCCAGGTGTTCCGAGATTCTGGCTATCGCACCGCGATGTTTGGCAAATGGCACCTGGGCGACACTTACCCCTATGCGCCGCGTTTCCGCGGATTCGATGATGTCTTTTGCCATCGCGCCGGCGGAGTGGACGAGATCGGCAACCCGCCCGAAAACGACTATTTCGACGACACGTATTTTCGCAACGGTGTGGCCGAATCCACGACGGGATACTGCACCGACGTTTGGTTCGACAACCTGCTTAGCTATCTGGACGACCATCAAGCATCCGTCTCCGGTGCAACGTCGCGTCCCCCATTCTTTGTCTACCTGCCACTTAACGCCATGCACTCTCCGTTTCGTGCTCCGGAGGAAGCTTGGCGTCCCTACGCAGAGATGGGAATTGAAGCGGAGCGGGCCAAGTTCTATGGCATGATCGCGAACTTTGATGCCAACCTTGGTCGTCTGATGACGGCATTGGAAAAGCATGACTTGGCCGAGGAAACGATCGTCATCTTCATGTCGGACAACGGCACGGCAATGGGATCGACCGGCACCGAAGACGACGACGGTTACAACGCGGGGATGCGTGGCAAGAAAGGATCGGTCTATGACGGCGGTCACCACGTCGCCTGCTTCGTCCGCTGGCCCGATGGATTGCCGGCCGATGTGGACGTCGATCATTTGACGTGCCACCGCGACTGGATGCCCACGTTGATCGATCTGTGCGACCTGTCACCGCCGAAGGACGTCACCTTTGACGGCCACAGCATGGCCGCCATTTTGAAAGACCCCAACGCCGCTTGGCATGATCGGAAACTATTCGTTCAGCGGCAAGGCGATCAACCGGTTTGCATGCTGCAGCCGGGTGCCAAACGCAGAAAGCCAAACTATGCCGTGATGACGCAACAGTTCCGTCTGGTTAACGGACAGTTGTTTGATATCGAATCGGACCCCGGCCAACGCGTCGACGTTGCCGATCGCTACCCCGACATCGTGGACGAACTTTCCGCGGCGTATCGCGAACATTTCGAAGACGTTTACGGCATTGATGCGACCGAGGGCGATGAACGTCGCACCACCGATCCCACCGGCGACGGCGGCGTTCCATTTACAAGATTCATGGTCGGTCCCGGCCCCTATGCGTCGACATTGATGACCGTTCGCGACTGGCATCCGACCAAGGGGGGTGTGATTTGGCAGCAGCCTCAACTGGCCGACGACGACCTGTGGATTCAAGGCTTTTGGGCCTTGGACGTGAAACAAGCGGGGCGTTATCGGGTCAAGCTGTCTCGGTATCCGGACCAACGAAATCGTTCCATGCAATACGATCGGGTGGAGCTGACCATCGGCCAGCGAACTTGGTCACAGTCGCTGGATCGCGACGACACCGCAGCCGAATTCTCGGTGACGCTTCCTGCAGGCGAGTCTTTGGTCAAAACACGCTGCATTGACTCACAGGCCGGCAAGGAACGTGGGGCCTACTACGTTCGGTTCGAACATCTGGCCGAATAG
- a CDS encoding TIM barrel protein, with the protein MTGKLKPSVCIDAVFGDLSVTDAVKRVHDAGINAFEFWGWWDKDLAEIKRARDNHNMAISACCTKFISLVDPAVRSDYLNGLEESIVAAKDLDCRTLISQVGDFRKGVPRAEQHDALVDGLTAAAALLAGTDITLVIEPLNELVDHAGYYLIRSDEAFQIVDKVNSPNVRVVFDIYHQQISEGHLIERITSGIDRIGHFHAAGNPGRHELDRGEIHYPSVFAAIGEINYQGYVGLEYWPVEPAEVGLKRIRKWFE; encoded by the coding sequence ATGACAGGAAAGTTGAAACCATCCGTATGTATCGACGCGGTGTTCGGCGATCTATCGGTGACCGACGCCGTCAAGCGAGTTCATGATGCCGGTATCAACGCGTTTGAGTTTTGGGGGTGGTGGGACAAGGACTTGGCGGAGATCAAACGTGCCCGCGACAACCACAACATGGCGATTTCTGCGTGTTGCACCAAGTTCATCAGCCTGGTGGATCCCGCCGTGCGATCGGACTATCTGAATGGTCTGGAAGAATCCATTGTCGCCGCGAAAGATCTGGATTGTCGCACGCTGATTTCGCAAGTCGGCGACTTTCGCAAGGGCGTTCCTCGAGCCGAACAACACGATGCTTTGGTTGACGGTTTGACGGCGGCGGCCGCGCTTTTGGCGGGGACCGATATCACGCTGGTCATCGAACCGCTGAACGAGTTGGTCGACCACGCGGGGTACTATCTGATCCGCAGCGACGAGGCCTTTCAAATCGTCGACAAGGTCAACAGCCCCAACGTGCGCGTGGTCTTTGACATCTACCACCAGCAAATCAGCGAAGGTCATCTGATCGAACGTATCACTTCGGGCATCGACCGGATCGGTCACTTTCACGCCGCCGGCAACCCGGGTCGGCACGAGTTGGATCGAGGCGAAATCCACTACCCCAGCGTTTTTGCAGCGATCGGCGAAATCAATTATCAAGGCTATGTCGGTCTGGAGTACTGGCCGGTTGAGCCCGCGGAGGTGGGGCTGAAACGAATCAGAAAATGGTTCGAATGA